atggtttcatatatggttaaagatgaatttgatttgtaatgtattcaaggtatgcatcattacctcattctaGTCATCTGGAATGACAACTcaaatgatggtcttaatccaacacatgacatagaagccacattcccatgaatctagctgctggttacactaaaatgacaaactaaatagtcaagaatttagatcattcaataacatagaaaatgaattagaagtataaatgacttacaacctttggatacaaaatttgaactagttgacctcGAGATCTACCAATAACTCTatttagattgaaaacacaaagtaaaattaatataactatatttatcataaaagtttaaggtgaacatcaaattcaaagtcaattttggagaaacacttacccttgaagcattgttctcaagtcaGTTTTCAACTtcctgtgcaacgaacaaaaccatataattttacattgtttgggaatgatgaccatcagctgccagtgcgacctatcacgaatgacaaatagttatttaactaattaagtaaactttaataatgaacttttacatataacaacacctacccatcaatgtatggcacaaggtatacgtctctttttgactcatccatccatgtttgcaaataatgttgttttctttcaagtgtgttaccagaaggttgaatggtctgaggttcaacaaatccgtacatggaagaccgaccttagtctacaacgattgtgtccatgtacctaaaacaacaaagttaagttgttagaaactaggaatctaaataaaactaatatggaagacaaaattaactatcttatatgcaccatagttgaatgatggaaatattcaacatcttgtctcccccaatcacctccaatgcagCAGTCAATGTGATATATAGTGGCACATGGGGGGGAGAcaaaatactctcaaatcccagtatagttctaatggtgctctcttcaacctgggtaatcttgtcattagctttgatagaggatcatcccccgcttcagccatgtcataatcttctgaggacgtgagaactgaagataagaatttaaaagttatcaacaaatatttttaaatttaacatagaaatagtaataacaaagacattatacctgtggagtagcgatgtgtgacatgatcaatgctctaggcctggctataaatgatcctatggccttCCCCTCAAAAtgaatttctggagtgggtacaggcacctgagcctggggatcccgaactTCGTCAATCGTTACACGCACGTGGTGGAgtaatatgggaacaccatgaatagtctaCCCTACCTCAAGCACTCGTTCGACaaccacaatgcgtgggggatccccatcaaccaacaactcatattgaccgctatactgagtatgttctacagcagagcatgatccttTAGTGTTGACACAaggtggtgtgggagtttcAACGGGCCCCATGGTGCCCTGCGTCATGGAATGCAACTTCTCTTtaagcgctctttgtatttctttttgttcttgtagctgctccatgaatcgttgctccattgatctcatgctttggttgagtctttcctcccactgaagatccatctgcctcagttcctcctgactcattgattgagtgtttttctgtgtagggccaaagtagtcacgaagaccaatcgccctaAGAACTCCACatacacgtcctgggtgctcaggCTTTCCAATGGCCATTGTTAGAATGTTGTCCCTACCTTGGACAACAAATGTtccctgagtctgctgctcaaccaactcatcctgcacataaaaaaaactaagttaCTTAGAAGAACATGTTATGAtaaatacacaatcaaacaatgtttagaatttgaacttaaaattgtttgtgagatcaaggcagctgaagaagatgtcatgttcccatcagatttagtccgagcagccttccacagctcgtacctagcaggtgcaggtgctaggtctGGGGACTCAAGCCCCAAAGCATCCGCTCTAcactttctaattttttttttcagttttgcataaccacctcgtgataacaagtgtggtGCATCGTTTAGCCTTTGCCTTTCTTGGGCGACTAACCTTTTGCcctgtgaaaccatgtatattcataagtgtaaaatcataagaACTCAATGAAAGACTTTGTAcatgttaagaaacataccttccattcctcagactctctagatgcacaaAACTATATCCACTCCTCCTTTGTGAAGGTATAATGCTgacatggattttcatgttgtctctctccaaagacatatagtcgtgtcagccttctcttgaaatccctccatcttatcgctatatgcaATAATACTTTCTTTCTAATCTGTATTttgtttggaatatcataatgttgctgtttaaaacaaaaaacatgttaatgacataataagatgaaagaaataagtatatcaaaattcttttaagtaaacatacctgaatatcttgccataagaggttcttgtcgacctctaGGACGTCATCCCtcatgaaggatagagacatgatttttttctaacttacccagataactcctaaacgTATCAGCATTTGGCTCTGATGCCGAACCTGATCTGGAgtcaatgtcaacatgtctcctctgCCCATCAACGCGTCCAAATGTCACATCTGGCAATCGTGTGACACCTCGACCACGTCTGGTCTGTCCTgatcctgagtctgaggccaacatacctgaaaaatatatacaaggttagtaataGATCAAATATGATGAAActacatataaagtcaatacaaaaaatatcacaacctattaagatattgttttctctcagatcccttcattgtgatcactacgaattgcctgGATGTCATTAGCAACGTCATCAAATGAGTCTTCAATGGGTCTtgatgcaacagatgttgtctcaagtatatcaagagaatcttcatcatcaaatCCTTGTATGTTTTTGCCTTCTAAAATCACTAACCATTTTTTATTCGCTAgatcatttacgtagaatatttgtcttgcttgactagccatgataaatggttcatcagtgtaattcatcttgttcaagtctaccaatgtgaaaccaaagtcatctgtcatgacaccagaatttatatcaacatattgcaagaacttcgaaacacccttctcatattcttcactgatgcgacgttcattcattcagcttcgatccatactatgttcgtaaaatcattcatcagtttcagttttttaactctcacaaggttaggccctacccattcagaaaaattatttttcataaattgctaagacacatgcaaagaagagtacatcataaatttgataagatctcgcattggtctccgaaatacacgaaatgagagtagtcaaggatgaccacaatcaaatatgcattcGGAGAACAACACACATACTGAatcgaaattttatcaatctatccataaactccaacgtacatgttatagcaaattatgaaaaataatttttccaaactgtccaatcggacaattcaaaatttaatacaaacgattaaaagattaatcgtttgtgttaaatttcaaacagaaactaagtttcactcaatgatttgatacttataatctaacatgccaattataataacacaactatcacatgcatattcaaaacccaataacacatgcatacctaaaagtaaaaaacatgcatacgCAAAAGCCATTAACATGTATACACAAAAgtcaataacatgcatacaaaaaagtTATCAACAAAGAAGCTAACCTTTTTAGCAGATTAAAAAAGTAATGCAGGGAAATGGAGTAATGCAGGCCcaaaaacgtaggccaaaaagagTTAAAAGCGCCGCCCAACCACAAGCCAGAAACTGCACCACAACATAACGAAAAcgaattttaatcggttcaaatggaagatatttcatcaaagagtaatttaatcggagtaaaagtaaatttaaacggtccaaaagggAGGAAACacacctggaaatgcaatgtctaagagagaaaacgcggggaagatgatgaacagtgagcgtaactcctcgcgggttcgcgttttcaGTATAAATGGCTATAGACGTCGGGTTCTGCGGGGGgccgacgtctataatagtatagacgtcggggccctaaCTAATATGGCGTCTTTCtgatttaaatattcatattcgCGGGACTTATAGGCGTCGGTTTAGAGGAGCCCCGACGTCTAAGTGAACGTTTTACCTACGCTATCAGCCACCTAGACGTCcgttaggaggggccccgacaTCTATACTATTATAGACGTCAGTGCCCCTCCTAACGGACGTCTAAAAGGCTAAAAAAATAACTCCtcacctaccctgtcagccatttagacgtccattaggaggggcaccgacgtctataatagtatagacgtcggggcccctcctaacgGACGTCTCTAtgcccacttatttacgaaaatgccattGGTCAATAATTTATGTTGGTTGTTTGGTGGACCGACGTCTATGGGGTaacgttaaaggccaattctgcactagtgcagTGGATAAGTTGTCCAAATTTGCTCATTTTATTCTTGTTCGTAGTGAGTTCAATAGCAAAGTGGTAGCAAACACCTTCATCAGGTGAAAATTCATGATTCTCCTAAGACCATCGTTTCATATAGAGATACGACGTTTATGAGTTCTTTTTGGCAATAACTCCACTAGTACAGTAAGAGGAAAAGACACTGGTTGTTTttgcttataggcaccggttctgcaaccgaagcatatacagacgaggtaaaaaaggGTAAGCTTTTTGCCTTAGGTATGGACTGAATCAGAAAAGGGTAGGATTATGCCTCGATTTTTTGGTAACCGAGGTAGTAActtgctttttttttcatattttaggcTTTTAGGCCTGTACTGAACCATGCtgtaattttggattttttgttgtttagaaattttgaatatataatgGTAGAAGGAAATTTAACAGTAGAGGAGTTTTTCATAACAATTCAACAGAGGACTTTAAGCAATTCTGCATCATCAACAAATGCTACATAGCCATCAACAGTAATTCCCCAATTCATCCAGAAGACTTAGTCGGAGATCCTGGGTCCTCTTCTCCATAGCACACAAACAAGAAGaaccaaaaattaaaaccatATACTTATTGAAAGCAAAAAGAAACTTAAGTTCTATACCACCTTTTACCAAGGTGTTCCCAAGATGAGGATTCCCAACACATCCAAAGTAGTGTTCACATGCCTGAGAGTATGAAAAGACATGAATCACAAACCcatattatttttcaactaCTCTGTTAAACCAGCAATGAACATTAGGATTACGTACAACACCCTAAAAGGCCAACAAATTTCAATGACAGGCCATTGCTGTTAAGAGATACAAACGAAATCATGCCACCGTTGTCAGGTACGGATGAAATGCAGTACCACAAGCTATCCACTGTCGTTTTCTCCCACGCGGCAGTACCACACACCCAAAATCAAAACAATAGCACAAAATCCCAACCCAAGATCAAAACAGAGACCCAAGATTTCCCAAATGTGTGTCTCCTCACAACAAAACTTGTTCGAAAAAGAAGATTGCCGGTCTAGGGCGGCGGCGACATTCCATTAAGGGGTGAGATGGTAGCTACGACTCGCGGTGAAGATTTGACGACAAGCACCGCGACGACGACGACGgagggctcgccgatctggTGCGACTTGGCGATTTGGGCTtggcgatctggagcggtggatgaagatgaagatactCTCTTTGATTTTAGGGGGAGGAGGCAAAAACCCTAACAGATTTGGCCATTTGGGCTTGGTAGTGGCGGAGGCAGCAGCGACGGAGGCAGCGGCGGCGGAGGCTACAACAACGACATAAGCAGTGTCGTTAGAGGAAGCATGGCAGGCACCAGCGGCGGGGCACCAATGGCGCGACGACACAGGCAGGAGGCACGACGCCAAGAACGACAACGAGCAGGAGGCAGGCGAGACCACTAGCAGCACAAGGAGAGGAAGAATGGGAGAGCACTGGCAAGGAGTGGCAGTGGTGGACGAAACCGcagaggggaagaaagaagaagctgTTAGGTTGTGCAAATGAAGCGTGTGTAGGTTAAGATCGGAGAAGTGGAGTGAATAGCACAATATGGCACCGGTTAAGAGCCAAACCCGATGTATAAAGTGCTGAAATGTCAGGTGCCTAGCAAGTGCAGCAGGTATATAGGCGAAAAGCCTGACTTGCACAGGAGTATACGCAGCGGTTGCCTAGCAACCCGAGGCAATAGGGCCTTTTCAAAAAGTTGTCAGACAAAAAGTAGAGGTATAGGTCTCGGGTCTTCTTCTAATTGAGGCAATATCACCATTCTGCCTCAGGTCAAGATGTAACCGAGGTATATAACCTTTTACGCTTCGGGTTTTGCGTAACCGAAGCCTATATAGCGCGTTAGAAtctacttttttttactagtacTCTTTAAAGCCATGAGTTCTATACTATTTAGGTTTAGAATAAGTTATGGTATAATGCATATATCTATAATAGACCTAAAACTTTAAGTACTCAATTAAATTAGGAAATATAAAATGCAATAAtagttgtaaataaattttaagtttcttatatacttttatttttatttttaatatttactaaattattttgtgaataaaatacccaataaattataaacttttgtTTGAACTCTTTTaacttattctttttaaatttgttttttagtCCTTTAACTTAGTTTTATCGTAATAATGgagatgttttctttttcatatcaTAACTAAATACGCCTAATAGTGACTTAATGAATCTGATTTCTCTGTCATCTAGATTAAGCAATGGATGTTTCAACTAAACTTATACATGGATAGTAAAATTGATACAGAacacaataaattcaaataaaaatgttttaattattaagtaaccaattttaaaacaatattacatatttttatattactacAAATGTTCTTTTTATACTACTACAAAGACGGATTTATAACCATGTTCTTTTTATACTACTACAAAGACGGATTAAATATTTATGCCAATAGGATAAAGGTCCACCATTCTCCTAAACATAGAGAAACCAGTTGTCACAATTTATGTTGAGATATTGAAGAAAGCCAGTATTTCACATAAAAGCAGATGAAAATGCTAAAACCGGATTTCCCAACACTGGAACCTCTTGGGAGCCTTTCTAAGCAATTTTTTTGCGATCCTCTGCATACTTAATATGAAATGTTAACCTTTGTCCGTTAAGCATCGCTCTGCCATGGATGATTAGTGTTAGTTTTGCCAAGATTATTGCTAGAACTGGTTGAACCACTCCATGATGCTTGGTTTGAGTCGTCTCCGCGATCATGTTCAATTGTTTCATGGGGATAATAAACAGGCTTAGGAGGCATTTCAAGACTTTCAACTCTTTCTTCCAACATATCCACAACTCTCTTCATTGAAGGACGGTCATTTGGATTCAATTGTATACACCAAAGCGCAACTACATACATTCTTTTCACCAAAATCTTATCCTCTTCTGAGGCATCTTCTATTTGAGTatctttttcatctttaattTGATCATAGATCCAAAAGGGGAAGTACTGTTGGTTTGAATGTTCTGCATGAGGATTTGAGTTCCTTCTCCTACTTCCCATTTCCATCAAAAGCATCCCAAAACTATATACATCAGCCTTATTTGATACTCCACCAATATTATTGTAGAATAATTCTGGAGCCATGTAACCTAAAGTTCCTCTAGCTTTAGTTAAAGCAATAGACGTATCTTTGACACGATACAACTTTGCAAGTCCGAAATCTGAAACCTTTGGAATAAAGTTATTATCTAGAAGAATATTATGAGGCTTAATATCAAAATGTAGAATTTGCACATCACAACCTTGATGAAGATAAGCAATCCCACGAGCTATGCCAAGAGATATTTCATATGTTTTCTCATAACTTAAAGGGACACTTTCCTCTTTGGAGAAGATGTGTTTATCCAACGAACCATTTGTCATGTATTCATAAACCAGAGCACGCTTTTCTCCTTCAGCACAATAGCCAATAAGATGTACCACATTTACATGATGTATTCTTCCAATACTAGCCACTTCATTAATGAACTCTTCTCCATCAGCTTTCGATTTTTTCAACATCTTTATGGCTATTTCTGGCCCACTTTGAAGTTTTCCTTTGTATACAGATCCAAAACCTCCTTCACCCAATTTAACTTTGAAATCTCTGctcattttcttaatttctctATATCCGTACCTAATAGGATTTAGATTATTGTGTAGCAAAAACGTTTCAATGTTTTCATACATTGAGCAATGCCTACGTCGCCACGTATGGATAAATAGTGCAAGCAAAAGTGCGAATCCAAACAGAAACCTGGCTGCCACAAATATTGGAATAGGGGCAATTAAGATGAAATCTCCTTCCTCTTGCCATTCCGAAAAGTAATGTAAACGTGTTATTTTATAGATTAGTCCTGTGCAGACAAATTTCATGGAATGAGTAAGGAAAGAAACCATGGTTAGTCTAATCAGTAAGTTTATTCAAATATGAAATCAGTTGACAAGGCATTACCCTTTATGGCGAATTCAAAATAACCTGCAAAATAACGCAATATAATAGCATCAAAACAAAAGAACACTCAGTATTTTAAGGATACTTTGGatacatattataaataaacatacGTTTTTTCAGAGAACGTTCATTCTAAGGATCCTATGCATTTCTAGCGTCATGAAATGCATTCAAATAACTTCTTGGTTTGTGATTCGTATGATGTTTTGAGGGATCCAGTTCCTGGTCCTTTCCCAAAACACCATTTTCAAACAGATACATCTTGGTTaatgttgaaataaatttggaGAATATCGTGAACGTATCATGGAAATCCCATTGAGCATCCCTTTAAGGCTTTTTGTTTAGAAACTCCTGTCAACTACTTGTTGAGTTAGAGTACAGAACGATATGCGTttcaaaatttatcaacttTGATGCACAACTTGCAGGTTATCAGAATGAATCGTACAGAAATTGTACAGCTTACTAATGAGTCAAAATATAGATTAACTTTAAGTAGTCAGTACAGTAGTAATTGAAAGGACAAAGATATGGGAGAAAGCTCTTACGTGCTATATAGGCAAGAATTCCAACTAGGTGTCCAAAAATCTGGAGCAGAATGCCtagaacagaaaaagaaaacattaacaTATATTGTAAAGATTAAAGCTATTTGTTTGTACAACACGTTTCAATAAAAGGGACAGAAAAATTGCGGTAGAAGAATTTTTTCTCACCGCACTTTCCTTTTCCAAAGTTAACCCACATAATTTCGCAATAGTTATCATCACATCGGATTTGATTTGTAGTTTCATTGACGAAGCATCCCACACCCTTTCCACATTGATCTATACATTTAAATAGTGCCCAAGACAACCAAAACCCATTATGCAGCCTCTCGTGGATATCAACATACGAAACGTTGGTGCCATTGTTCCAGCCATTGTTCCAGTTTCCAAAGGTAGCAACTATTAAATGGCACCCAACCTTGATGTCCCTCATTCCGAAACTATATATGGAACCAATAACAGCATAGACATGGCCTCTAGAATCACAAAGCATGCCATTCACTTCCACGTATCGAGGATCATCGGTTACTGGATCAGTACAGTTTAGAAACGCTACAAACGGAGGAATATAAGCATACCCAGTCGCATACCCTTTCGCATTCCAGATAGTTAGCGGATCAGTCGCGTAAGCGCTAGGGTTACCAACGGAAGTGAAGTTCTTTGAAAACATGAAATAGCGAGGAATGGAGCAAGCAGTGTCCTCCACAAGACCTGCATCAGTCAATTGGATCTTGAATGTCTCGTAATCGATATTCTGCACATGGTATTTCCCTGAAAACAAGGTGCACACTGTCACATTCTTTACGCAATCTAATTCGTACCTTGGGAGGCCGCAACCAGGTGAATCGCCTTTGAGTCGGAAAGGGTAAGTTATGTTGCGAATTTTTCCACACGAAGAAGGAGCACATAATGGACGATCCTGGGCACCGTGAGTTTGCTGGAATAGCACAATAATGATAGCCACACTGGCCATCACCGATTGTGCAGAACACCAAAAGGAAGATAAGACCACCATTGTTGACCTCTTCTGGTCGTGTAAATGGGACATATCATAGTTAAATAATTCACCAAAATCAACTAATAACGTACGACCACTCGTTGAACTTTCAAAGTGATTATGGGATGCTTCTACTTGTACCTCTCTACttgcttcctgcacctccatatttcaaataaaaagacCAACAAACCCTTGGAATTGagaagaatatttatttacGAGATTTTGAGGAATGAGGTGGCATGATATTGGTATGAACAACCCTCTCTGATTTTCTTCCTATGTTTTAGGTGTGACAGGAAGGACATGATTTGGTCTGGAGATTCCGTTTTTTTTCTTCGGTGCTGGAGAACAATTTTTACAGCTTCAGTTATTTACAGTATAGAATTGCAGACTATGTGTTTGTTGAAAGAACATTGAGTTTATTTGGAGAAAGAATATAACAGATTATATATACACTGTTTCATTGGCGTTTTCATTGACGTCAAACGGCTGAAAATAGCATTCTATAGGACTTGCAAAATCAATTTATGAATCGAGGGGAAGAACTTACGCGATTGATGATTCTGCTAGAACTATGCGATCAAGCAGAACATGACCGCGATATTGCCCAACAACAACTTGTGACTCAGTTGCAGAAGCCCACGACTGACCGTTTGGACTAGATGTAGAAAGCAAGTTATGATGATTTGTTGTGGATATTGCAGCTattcattttgagaaagatGTGGTCCCATGGTTTCAAATGTTGCAAAGGCTTAATGCGATTTGCTCTTGGACTGAGCTTACTACAACACTTGAATCTCAGTTGGGTCTGTCTTTATTTGATTGCCCAACATAGGAGTTGTTTAAACTACAACAGTTTGGTAGTGTTTCTGAGTATTATCTCCGATTTATGGCATTGGCTAATAGATCTAAGGGACTTTCGGCTGAGGCTTTGTTACAATGCTTTATAAGTGGCTTGAATAAGGATATTCGTAGAGATGTGATTGTGCAATGTCCTATGACTTTATTATATGAGGAAAAATATACACCAGTGGGGTACCCAAGGAGTTCAAATTATACTCAGAAGTATTCTTCTATAGCTTCGAGTAGCAGTACTGTTGTTCCGGTGAAGAAAAATTCCTCTAACGATTCCTTACCTCCATTGTTGCCTACCCCTCTTGCTAAGCCTCTTCGAGCCCTTCCTATAAAGAAAATATCTCCAGCTAAAATGCAATTGAGAAGGGAAAAAGGCTTCTGCTACTTTTGTGATGGTAAGTTTACTTTTAATCACAAATGCCCCAACAGGCAAATGCTGATGTTGCATGGTGAGGAGAATGAGTTGGACAATGAATTGTTGGTGAATAAGGAGCATACTGAGTCCATTTAGGATTTATATGAAGGTACTGAGATTGATCATCATTTATCCTTGAATGCGTTAAAAGGTGGGTTAGGAGTTGGTACTATCCGTTTTGAGGCACTAGTTAACAATTTACCCATTAGTGGATGGAGGAGTTCTGATAATTTTATCAAACCAAGAATAGCCAAGTTTTAAAAGTTGAATGTTGAACCTGCTCATGCATTTCGAGTCAAGGTGGGTAATGGGAATTATATGGCTGCAGAGGGTTTGATTAAAGATGTACTTATTCACGTGCATGGAAGTACTTTCCACCTGCCAGTTTATGTGCTTCCCATATCTGGTGCTGATTTAATTTTGGGGGCAAGCTGGTTGAAGACTATTGGTCCACACAGCAAATTATGAATCTTTGCAATTAAAGTTTCTCCATCAGGGCCAGTTTATTACTTTTCTGGGTGACGTTAGCCATATTCCTTTACATGCCCATCTTCATCATATTAGAAGAATGTTTCGTATTGATTCTATAGCAGAAATTTTTAGTATGCAACTGATGGAATCTAAGAGTACTAATAGCTTGACACGCCTACGTGTCACTTACACTCATTTGATACAGTCCAAGTCatcttttttaaaagaagatTGCATACTGATTGAGAGTAAAAGTGGAAAAATGTAAATTGAGGTTTCTTTCTTGTTTCGGTTGTCAATCGAAAT
The Vigna angularis cultivar LongXiaoDou No.4 chromosome 5, ASM1680809v1, whole genome shotgun sequence genome window above contains:
- the LOC108340807 gene encoding LEAF RUST 10 DISEASE-RESISTANCE LOCUS RECEPTOR-LIKE PROTEIN KINASE-like 2.5; this encodes MEVQEASREVQVEASHNHFESSTSGRTLLVDFGELFNYDMSHLHDQKRSTMVVLSSFWCSAQSVMASVAIIIVLFQQTHGAQDRPLCAPSSCGKIRNITYPFRLKGDSPGCGLPRYELDCVKNVTVCTLFSGKYHVQNIDYETFKIQLTDAGLVEDTACSIPRYFMFSKNFTSVGNPSAYATDPLTIWNAKGYATGYAYIPPFVAFLNCTDPVTDDPRYVEVNGMLCDSRGHVYAVIGSIYSFGMRDIKVGCHLIVATFGNWNNGWNNGTNVSYVDIHERLHNGFWLSWALFKCIDQCGKGVGCFVNETTNQIRCDDNYCEIMWVNFGKGKCGILLQIFGHLVGILAYIARYFEFAIKGLIYKITRLHYFSEWQEEGDFILIAPIPIFVAARFLFGFALLLALFIHTWRRRHCSMYENIETFLLHNNLNPIRYGYREIKKMSRDFKVKLGEGGFGSVYKGKLQSGPEIAIKMLKKSKADGEEFINEVASIGRIHHVNVVHLIGYCAEGEKRALVYEYMTNGSLDKHIFSKEESVPLSYEKTYEISLGIARGIAYLHQGCDVQILHFDIKPHNILLDNNFIPKVSDFGLAKLYRVKDTSIALTKARGTLGYMAPELFYNNIGGVSNKADVYSFGMLLMEMGSRRRNSNPHAEHSNQQYFPFWIYDQIKDEKDTQIEDASEEDKILVKRMYVVALWCIQLNPNDRPSMKRVVDMLEERVESLEMPPKPVYYPHETIEHDRGDDSNQASWSGSTSSSNNLGKTNTNHPWQSDA